Proteins encoded in a region of the Microtus ochrogaster isolate Prairie Vole_2 chromosome 19, MicOch1.0, whole genome shotgun sequence genome:
- the LOC113457151 gene encoding peptidyl-prolyl cis-trans isomerase NIMA-interacting 4-like — MEAMEKLKSVMSLKEVATQHSEDKARQDDNLGWMTQPGLDGPTSAAFALPVSRMDKPVFTHPLVKTRFGYYIIMVE, encoded by the exons ATGGAAGCCATGGAAAAGTTAAAGTCTGTAATGAGCCTCAAGGAAGTGGCCACACAACACAGTGAAGATAAAGCCAGGCAAGATGATAACCTGGGTTGGATGACCCAACCTGGGTTAGATGGCCCAACCTCG GCAGCATTTGCCTTGCCTGTAAGTAGGATGGATAAGCCTGTGTTTACACACCCACTGGTTAAGACAAGATTTGGATATTATATTATTATGGTTGAATGA